In a genomic window of Immundisolibacter sp.:
- a CDS encoding helicase HerA-like domain-containing protein, whose product MSGAGRPGPDHQHRLSTGVTGAGTTVTLQALAEGFSNIGMLGSRLKAAATESHLNVRPAGRQAPGEGASGSGGNGQSSIAPMARSSSSSGTSSWPS is encoded by the coding sequence GTGTCAGGTGCAGGCAGGCCCGGGCCGGACCACCAACACCGCTTGAGTACCGGGGTCACAGGCGCCGGCACGACGGTCACGCTGCAGGCGCTGGCCGAGGGCTTCTCGAACATCGGCATGCTCGGCTCGCGCCTCAAGGCCGCCGCCACTGAATCGCACCTGAATGTCCGACCAGCGGGCCGTCAGGCTCCCGGTGAGGGTGCATCCGGCAGCGGCGGCAACGGGCAGTCCAGTATTGCGCCAATGGCGCGCAGCAGTTCGAGTTCCGGCACTTCAAGCTGGCCGTCGTGA
- a CDS encoding sulfotransferase family protein, whose translation MELNIIGAGFGRTGTLSLKLALEQLGFGPCYHMHEVFARPGHAQLWRQAQKAGDADWNSLLAGYRAAVDWPPAFFWRQLAAHYPRARVILTVRDADAWYDSISTTIFPAQRLPLPPENAPLFHSLVMPREMVRVGTFGDQLDRAHVIDVYEKHNAEVKAALPASRLLVYDVKDGWAPLCEFLELPIPSGAFPRSNTTQEFLDRVQARTP comes from the coding sequence GTGGAACTGAATATCATCGGCGCCGGTTTCGGGCGCACCGGCACCCTGTCGCTGAAACTTGCGCTGGAGCAACTCGGGTTTGGCCCCTGCTATCACATGCACGAGGTGTTCGCCCGTCCCGGGCATGCGCAGCTGTGGCGCCAGGCGCAGAAGGCGGGGGACGCGGACTGGAATTCGCTGCTGGCGGGTTATCGCGCGGCGGTCGACTGGCCGCCGGCGTTCTTCTGGCGGCAGCTGGCTGCACATTACCCGCGGGCCAGGGTCATCCTCACGGTGCGGGACGCCGACGCCTGGTACGACAGTATCAGCACCACCATCTTCCCGGCCCAGCGCCTGCCGCTGCCGCCCGAGAACGCGCCACTGTTCCACTCGCTGGTTATGCCACGGGAGATGGTCCGGGTGGGCACTTTCGGCGACCAACTCGATCGGGCGCATGTCATCGACGTATACGAAAAGCACAACGCCGAGGTGAAAGCGGCACTGCCCGCGAGCCGCCTGCTGGTGTACGACGTCAAGGATGGCTGGGCGCCGCTGTGTGAGTTCCTGGAGCTGCCGATCCCCTCAGGGGCATTCCCGCGCAGCAATACCACGCAGGAATTTCTTGATCGCGTGCAGGCCCGGACTCCATAG
- a CDS encoding dihydrodipicolinate synthase family protein has protein sequence MLSVSDIKGLYAITPTPSKPGAERWDAVDTVDLDELARLTEALVQTGINGMVAMGTTGECATLTPGEWEQAAACVIETVRKRVPLFIGTTALGTHEIVRRNRFIQDLGADGTMLGLPMWQPCTLDMAVQFYADMSEAFPQLAVMAYDNPGAFRFAFPPPFWAQVARRTPTLICSKHGPDPMISALIGMTQGKIRFLPHVAGAYAMARIEPEQNIAFWATEASMGPEPALALRDAIAAGDWARAKAIDTDIGYTMQTFFPPGGMAEFASYNIQLEKIRFDEAGYCKAGPIRPPYQVVPDYIDQGARECARRWKALRTKYA, from the coding sequence ATGCTGAGTGTGAGCGACATCAAAGGCCTTTACGCCATCACGCCGACGCCGTCCAAACCCGGCGCCGAGCGCTGGGACGCCGTCGATACGGTGGATCTGGACGAGCTGGCCCGGCTGACCGAGGCCCTGGTACAGACCGGTATCAATGGCATGGTGGCCATGGGCACCACCGGCGAGTGCGCCACGCTGACGCCCGGCGAGTGGGAGCAGGCCGCGGCCTGCGTGATCGAGACCGTTCGCAAGCGCGTGCCGTTGTTCATCGGGACAACTGCGCTGGGCACGCACGAGATCGTGCGCCGCAACCGCTTCATCCAGGACCTGGGTGCCGATGGCACCATGCTGGGCTTGCCCATGTGGCAGCCGTGCACGCTGGACATGGCGGTGCAGTTCTATGCCGATATGTCCGAGGCGTTCCCGCAGCTGGCGGTCATGGCCTATGACAATCCAGGCGCCTTCCGCTTTGCCTTTCCGCCGCCGTTCTGGGCCCAGGTCGCGCGTCGCACGCCAACCCTGATCTGCAGCAAGCATGGCCCCGACCCGATGATCAGCGCCCTGATCGGCATGACCCAGGGCAAGATCCGCTTTCTGCCGCATGTCGCTGGCGCCTACGCCATGGCGCGTATCGAGCCCGAACAGAACATCGCTTTCTGGGCTACCGAAGCCAGCATGGGGCCGGAGCCGGCACTGGCCTTGCGTGACGCCATTGCGGCCGGTGACTGGGCCCGCGCCAAGGCCATTGACACCGACATCGGCTACACCATGCAGACATTTTTCCCGCCCGGTGGCATGGCCGAGTTTGCGTCCTACAACATACAGCTTGAGAAGATCCGTTTCGACGAAGCGGGTTATTGCAAGGCCGGGCCGATCCGGCCACCGTATCAGGTGGTGCCGGACTATATCGACCAGGGTGCCCGCGAATGTGCTCGGCGCTGGAAGGCACTGCGCACCAAGTACGCCTGA